A genomic stretch from Myxocyprinus asiaticus isolate MX2 ecotype Aquarium Trade chromosome 24, UBuf_Myxa_2, whole genome shotgun sequence includes:
- the bcap31 gene encoding B-cell receptor-associated protein 31, producing the protein MSLQWTAVATFLYAEVFAILLLCVPFISPKRWSRFFKSRLVTVITTYGNTAFIVIICILVFLLIDAFREVRKYSVTEKVDLSNNPVAVEHIHMKLFRAQRNEYIAGFALLLCLLLRRLATLLSQQATLMASNEAFKKQAEGANDAAKKYMEENEKLQEKLWQAGVEVPEVGGKAKSGAEEEKRDLKEEVRQLKDELEATKKALQKSDSDVKAMKKQAENLTTEYDRLLEEHAKLQAKCDAQQDKKSD; encoded by the exons ATGAGTCTTCAGTGGACGGCCGTGGCTACATTTCTGTATGCCGAAGTGTTTGCAATACTACTGCTTTGTGTCCCATTTATCTCCCCCAAACG ATGGAGCAGATTTTTCAAATCTCGCCTTGTCACTGTCATTACGACGTATGGCAACACTGCCTTCATCGTGATCATATGTATCCTGGTCTTTCTGCTCATAG ATGCATTTAGAGAAGTGAGAAAGTACAGTGTGACAGAGAAAGTGGATCTGAGCAACAACCCTGTGGCTGTCGAACACATCCACATGAAGCTGTTCAGAGCCCAGAGGAACGAGTACATCGCTGGCTTCGCTTTGctcttgtgttt GCTGTTGAGGCGTCTGGCCACACTGCTGTCCCAGCAGGCAACACTGATGGCCTCTAATGAAGCCTTTAAGAAGCAGGCAGAGGGAGCAAATGATGCTGCGAAGAAGTACAtggaggaaaatgagaaactgcAGGAG AAACTGTGGCAAGCGGGCGTGGAAGTGCCTGAAGTGGGCGGGAAGGCCAAAAGCGGCGCAGAAGAGGAGAAGAGAGATCTGAAGGAAGAGGTCAGACAACTGAAGGATGAACTCGAAGCAACTAAGAAAG CTCTTCAGAAGTCTGACAGTGATGTGAAGGCCATGAAGAAGCAGGCAGAGAACCTCACAACAGAGTACGACCGTCTGCTGGAGGAACATGCCAAATTGCAG GCCAAATGTGATGCTCAGCAGGATAAGAAATCCGACTGA